One Gelria sp. Kuro-4 DNA segment encodes these proteins:
- a CDS encoding ABC transporter permease: MTWIKMWQYLVDNLPEVLLAIQEHVLLLVVFPVAVAVLIAVPLGIAATRWAWLERIVLSVVNVIQTIPSLAMMALFIPLGLGIGNKPAIVALLLYSLLPILRNTYTGIKGVDADLKEAATGMGMTELQRLIRVELPLSVPVIMAGVRTAAVIAIGTATLAAMVGGGGLGRYIYRGLQLMRDYLILVGAVPAAALALVADFILGRLEHWVTPEGLRLSRKKYE; encoded by the coding sequence GTGACGTGGATCAAAATGTGGCAGTACCTGGTGGATAATCTGCCTGAAGTGCTCCTCGCCATCCAGGAGCATGTTTTGCTGCTGGTCGTTTTTCCGGTGGCGGTGGCGGTGCTGATTGCAGTGCCGCTGGGCATTGCAGCCACCCGCTGGGCCTGGCTGGAGAGAATAGTCCTCTCGGTGGTAAACGTCATCCAGACCATCCCCAGCCTGGCTATGATGGCCCTCTTTATCCCGCTGGGCCTGGGCATCGGCAACAAGCCGGCCATTGTGGCCCTGCTCCTTTACTCGCTCCTGCCCATTCTGCGCAACACCTACACGGGGATCAAGGGCGTGGATGCGGACCTTAAGGAGGCCGCCACCGGCATGGGCATGACGGAGTTACAGCGGCTCATCCGGGTAGAGCTGCCGCTTTCGGTGCCGGTGATCATGGCCGGGGTGCGCACGGCGGCGGTGATCGCCATCGGGACGGCGACGCTGGCGGCCATGGTGGGGGGCGGCGGGTTGGGGCGGTATATCTACCGGGGCCTGCAGCTGATGCGCGACTACCTTATCCTGGTGGGAGCGGTGCCGGCGGCGGCGCTGGCGCTGGTGGCCGACTTTATCCTGGGCCGCCTGGAACACTGGGTGACCCCGGAAGGCCTGCGGCTCTCCCGGAAAAAGTACGAGTAG
- a CDS encoding ABC transporter ATP-binding protein (Members of the family are the ATP-binding subunit of ABC transporters for substrates such as betaine, L-proline or other amino acids, choline, carnitine, etc. The substrate specificity is best determined from the substrate-binding subunit, rather than this subunit, as it interacts with the permease subunit and not with substrate directly.), translated as MVTFEHVTKTYKGGTQAVRDLNLTIEKGRFVVLIGPSGCGKTTTLKMVNRLIEPTSGEIYLEGRKTSTLNLVQMRRNIGYVIQHIGLLPHLTVAANIALVPELKGWPRKKREERVDELLAMVGMDPAVYRNRFPAQLSGGQQQRIGVLRALAADPELILMDEPFGALDPLTREQLQLEFKRLKERLKKTIIFVTHDMNEALLLADRIILMKDGVVVQDDTPEGLLRHPANDFVASFVGRAAQPQAAADLLVRDVMNPAPVTIEAERGLGEALKRMQKYKVDSLLVLSDGRLMGLVQARDLYPYLLKDETVPVAQVAVQAAVTVSPDLPLSQAAEKLTAGGAYLVPVVGDDGRLLGVLTRASLVGVLLDAWNGGSGSTEEKKAAAGGGGAK; from the coding sequence GTGGTTACCTTTGAGCATGTGACCAAAACTTACAAGGGCGGCACCCAGGCGGTGCGCGATCTCAACTTGACCATCGAAAAGGGCCGGTTTGTCGTCTTAATCGGCCCGAGCGGCTGCGGCAAAACCACGACCCTTAAGATGGTCAACCGGCTTATCGAACCCACGTCGGGCGAGATCTACCTGGAGGGGCGGAAAACAAGCACCCTCAATCTGGTGCAGATGCGGCGCAACATCGGCTACGTTATCCAGCACATCGGGCTCTTGCCTCACCTGACGGTGGCTGCCAACATCGCCTTGGTGCCGGAGCTAAAGGGCTGGCCGCGCAAAAAGCGCGAGGAACGGGTGGACGAATTGCTTGCCATGGTCGGCATGGACCCGGCCGTGTACCGTAACCGTTTTCCGGCCCAGCTTTCCGGCGGGCAGCAGCAGCGCATAGGGGTGCTCCGGGCGCTGGCGGCGGACCCGGAGCTTATTCTTATGGATGAACCCTTCGGCGCGCTGGATCCTTTGACGCGCGAGCAGCTGCAGCTTGAGTTCAAGCGCCTCAAAGAGCGGCTCAAGAAAACCATTATCTTTGTAACCCACGACATGAACGAGGCCCTGCTCCTGGCCGACCGCATCATCCTCATGAAAGACGGCGTGGTGGTCCAGGACGATACGCCGGAGGGGTTGCTGCGCCACCCGGCCAACGACTTTGTGGCCAGTTTTGTCGGTCGCGCGGCTCAGCCGCAGGCAGCTGCAGACCTCCTGGTGCGGGATGTGATGAACCCTGCACCGGTCACCATTGAGGCCGAGCGTGGCCTGGGCGAAGCCCTGAAGCGCATGCAGAAGTACAAGGTGGACAGCCTGCTGGTGCTGAGTGACGGGCGGCTCATGGGCCTGGTGCAGGCGCGCGACCTTTACCCGTACCTCCTGAAAGACGAGACGGTGCCGGTGGCACAGGTGGCGGTGCAGGCGGCGGTTACCGTATCTCCCGACCTGCCCCTCAGTCAGGCGGCGGAGAAACTGACAGCCGGCGGGGCGTACCTGGTGCCGGTGGTGGGCGACGATGGGCGCCTCCTGGGCGTGCTCACGCGGGCCAGCCTGGTGGGCGTGCTGCTCGACGCTTGGAACGGCGGCAGCGGTTCAACAGAAGAGAAGAAGGCAGCGGCCGGAGGAGGTGGGGCGAAGTGA
- a CDS encoding TIGR00300 family protein, with amino-acid sequence MQRRIIELKGHILDSHILPRVLDAIVEQGGDFSIEHISIGKTNTDPSYARLAVAAADEGVWEQVWEAIQPLGAVLLTEKEAELKPAPQDGVFPDNFYTTTNLETRVRLAGGWVPVEGMEMDCGIRVDPPAGRAVCVPIHQVRRGDLIVVGNEGVQVTPLERPRQREVFSFMGSAVSSERPKGLVIAGIAREMRAVRRRGGKILVVLGPAVIHTGAGQYLERLIRAGFVQTLFAGNAVATHDIESALYGTSLGVSLASGEAVPEGHSHHLRAINAIRGAGGIRPAVASGLLTKGVMYTAVQTGVDYVLAGSIRDDGPLPDVISDTLAAQEAMRALLPGTELALMLGTMLHSIAVGNLLPARVRLVCVDINPAVVTKLVDRGSFQAVGVVSDVEWFLRQLAFELLDKKEHLAKGV; translated from the coding sequence GTGCAACGGCGGATAATAGAGCTTAAAGGACATATCCTGGATTCCCATATTCTGCCACGCGTCCTCGATGCCATCGTCGAGCAGGGCGGCGATTTCAGCATCGAGCACATCAGCATCGGCAAGACCAACACCGACCCCAGTTACGCGCGGCTGGCCGTCGCCGCGGCCGACGAGGGCGTTTGGGAGCAGGTTTGGGAAGCGATTCAGCCCCTGGGGGCGGTACTACTTACGGAAAAGGAGGCGGAACTTAAGCCGGCGCCGCAGGACGGTGTTTTCCCGGACAACTTTTACACCACCACCAACCTGGAGACGCGCGTGCGCCTGGCCGGCGGCTGGGTACCCGTCGAAGGGATGGAGATGGATTGCGGCATTCGCGTGGATCCGCCGGCGGGCCGGGCGGTTTGCGTACCCATCCACCAGGTGCGCCGCGGCGACCTGATCGTGGTGGGGAACGAGGGGGTGCAGGTGACGCCTCTGGAGCGGCCGCGGCAGCGCGAGGTCTTCAGCTTTATGGGTAGCGCCGTCTCCAGCGAACGGCCGAAGGGCCTGGTAATTGCCGGTATTGCCCGGGAAATGCGGGCCGTGCGCCGGCGCGGCGGTAAGATTCTGGTGGTACTGGGGCCGGCCGTCATCCACACGGGAGCGGGGCAGTACCTGGAGCGCTTGATCCGCGCCGGGTTTGTGCAAACCCTGTTTGCCGGTAACGCGGTGGCCACGCATGACATTGAAAGCGCCCTGTACGGTACCTCCCTCGGGGTTTCCCTGGCCAGCGGCGAAGCCGTTCCCGAGGGGCACTCGCACCACCTGCGGGCGATCAACGCCATTCGGGGTGCCGGCGGCATCCGGCCGGCGGTCGCGAGCGGCCTCCTAACAAAAGGCGTTATGTATACTGCTGTGCAGACGGGTGTAGATTATGTGCTGGCGGGCTCCATCCGCGACGACGGGCCGCTTCCTGATGTTATCAGCGACACGCTGGCGGCGCAGGAGGCCATGCGGGCGCTGCTGCCCGGCACGGAGCTGGCCTTAATGCTGGGGACGATGCTCCACTCCATCGCCGTCGGGAACCTGCTGCCAGCCCGGGTGCGCCTCGTCTGCGTGGACATCAATCCGGCGGTGGTGACGAAACTGGTGGACCGCGGGAGTTTCCAGGCGGTGGGCGTGGTGAGCGATGTGGAGTGGTTCTTAAGGCAACTGGCCTTTGAGCTGTTGGACAAAAAAGAACACCTGGCGAAGGGGGTTTGA
- a CDS encoding TrkA C-terminal domain-containing protein translates to MAPHKSLGVLSRYEQIALDIAARILRDEYKVGDKIFGRSTLAGRYKVSPETIRRAVSLLEDAGVVETAAGMGVIIKSKKAAESYFHQFRGQQALADLQEKLSQLFVEKQRLDEEIETTTRQMVNYLWGMLNNLQYLEKVEIPENSWLVGQSLSSSRLRSETGATVVAIERDGKEYYSPSSEMAFQAGDLLHVVGTVEAKGLLRRLVEREG, encoded by the coding sequence TTGGCACCGCACAAGAGCCTGGGGGTCCTTTCCCGTTACGAGCAGATTGCCCTCGACATTGCGGCGCGCATCCTGCGCGACGAGTACAAGGTAGGCGATAAGATCTTCGGCCGCTCTACCCTGGCCGGCCGTTACAAGGTTTCACCGGAAACCATCCGCCGGGCGGTTTCGCTCCTGGAGGACGCCGGCGTGGTGGAGACGGCGGCGGGCATGGGTGTCATCATCAAGTCCAAGAAGGCGGCGGAATCATATTTTCACCAGTTCCGCGGCCAGCAGGCCCTGGCCGACCTGCAGGAGAAATTGAGCCAGCTTTTTGTGGAAAAGCAGCGCTTGGACGAGGAGATCGAGACCACCACCCGGCAGATGGTGAACTACCTGTGGGGGATGCTGAACAACCTGCAGTACCTGGAGAAGGTGGAAATCCCGGAGAACTCCTGGCTGGTGGGGCAGTCGCTCTCTTCCAGCCGGCTGCGCTCGGAGACAGGGGCCACGGTGGTGGCCATTGAGCGCGACGGCAAAGAGTACTATTCCCCCTCCTCCGAGATGGCCTTTCAAGCCGGCGACCTGCTGCACGTGGTAGGGACGGTGGAGGCTAAAGGGTTGCTGCGCCGGCTGGTGGAACGGGAGGGCTAG
- the lgt gene encoding prolipoprotein diacylglyceryl transferase has product MRPVLLSFGSLHIYSWGFLLALATLLGALGAVELARRSGWEHPDAVLDVALGAVLAGVVGSRLNYLLLYRAAEFWRRPWIFFQFSAGGLVFHGGLALGILAGGYLARRRGLGFWTTGDVLAPFLAAGYGLVRVGCFLNGCCYGRVTHVPWAVVIPALADGLPRHPSQLYAAALGLFLGVLLLLFYRRRPFSGAVFLAYMGGGALERIIEDFFRDTLMYSANFTLAQVVSAGVFLVAVALYIWRSRRAAREKSLGATQ; this is encoded by the coding sequence ATGCGGCCGGTGCTCCTTTCTTTTGGCTCCCTACACATCTACAGCTGGGGTTTTCTCCTGGCGCTGGCCACGCTGTTGGGCGCCTTGGGGGCGGTCGAGCTGGCGCGGCGCTCGGGCTGGGAACACCCGGACGCCGTCCTTGACGTGGCGCTGGGGGCGGTGCTGGCGGGAGTGGTGGGGAGCCGCCTCAACTACCTGCTCTTGTACCGGGCGGCCGAGTTCTGGCGGCGGCCCTGGATCTTCTTTCAGTTTTCCGCCGGCGGCCTGGTATTTCACGGCGGCTTGGCCCTGGGCATACTCGCAGGCGGGTATCTCGCCCGGCGGCGGGGCCTGGGCTTTTGGACCACGGGCGATGTGCTGGCGCCTTTTCTCGCGGCCGGGTACGGCCTGGTGCGCGTGGGCTGCTTTCTTAATGGCTGCTGCTACGGGCGTGTAACCCACGTCCCCTGGGCGGTGGTCATTCCCGCCCTGGCCGACGGCCTGCCCCGCCACCCGTCGCAGCTTTATGCCGCCGCCCTGGGGCTTTTCCTCGGCGTGCTCCTCCTTCTTTTCTACCGGCGGCGGCCCTTCAGCGGGGCGGTTTTCCTGGCCTATATGGGCGGTGGCGCCCTGGAACGCATCATTGAGGACTTCTTCCGGGATACGCTGATGTATAGCGCCAACTTTACCCTGGCGCAGGTGGTGAGTGCGGGCGTTTTCCTGGTGGCCGTCGCGCTTTACATCTGGCGCAGCCGCCGGGCGGCGCGGGAGAAAAGCCTGGGGGCGACCCAGTAG
- a CDS encoding YigZ family protein has translation MDTYRTSAHEAQVEIKIERSRFIGRARPVESEAEAKTFIAQVSQEHRQATHNAWAYRVDPERDIRFASDAGEPSGTAGEPILRALLSRDLTQTAVVVTRYFGGKKLGVRGLIDAYGGTAGAALDAAGQVDKVITRRLSLRVAYPHLDRCLYWLGRLGGTVVASAYGEEAQLTVALPRSQVETFCAQVGKYAEIKGGV, from the coding sequence ATGGACACTTACCGCACCAGCGCCCACGAGGCGCAGGTGGAAATAAAAATCGAGCGCTCCCGCTTTATCGGGCGGGCGCGCCCGGTGGAAAGTGAAGCCGAAGCCAAAACCTTTATCGCTCAGGTGAGCCAGGAACACCGCCAGGCCACGCACAACGCCTGGGCCTACCGCGTGGACCCGGAGCGTGACATTCGCTTCGCCAGCGACGCCGGCGAACCGAGCGGCACCGCCGGCGAGCCCATCCTCCGTGCCCTCCTCAGCCGGGACCTCACCCAGACGGCGGTGGTGGTGACGCGCTACTTCGGCGGCAAGAAGCTGGGAGTGCGCGGCCTCATCGACGCCTACGGCGGTACAGCCGGCGCCGCGCTCGACGCCGCCGGTCAGGTCGACAAGGTGATCACCCGCCGCCTCAGCCTGCGGGTGGCCTACCCGCACCTGGACCGCTGTCTGTACTGGCTGGGGCGCCTGGGCGGGACGGTCGTCGCTTCCGCTTACGGGGAAGAGGCGCAGCTCACCGTAGCCTTACCCCGGTCACAGGTGGAAACCTTCTGCGCGCAGGTGGGGAAATACGCTGAAATTAAGGGCGGGGTGTAA
- the tsaD gene encoding tRNA (adenosine(37)-N6)-threonylcarbamoyltransferase complex transferase subunit TsaD: MDGGEIILGIETSCDETSAAVVQGGRRLLANVISSQVNLHALYGGVVPELASRRHVELIVPAVAEALKEAGLSFADLDAVAVTCGPGLVGALLVGLSYAKAVALARGVPLVGVHHTAAHIYANLLVHPELEPPFLSLVVSGGHTSLVYVRAPGAYDLLGQTVDDAAGEALDKIARALGLGYPGGPAIERLAREGDPEALPLPRAVVREHPLDFSFSGLKTAVLNYLNHLKQRGEEPNKADVAASLQRAVMEVLVERALTAAELTGARRLVLAGGVAANGELRTRLAEQAARANLQVLAPPPALCTDNAAMVACAGYFYLQHGLTAPLSLNAFANLPLGAEQGWGKRGEKESARGKK; encoded by the coding sequence TTGGACGGCGGAGAGATCATTCTTGGCATCGAGACTTCGTGCGATGAAACCTCGGCGGCGGTGGTCCAGGGCGGGCGGCGCCTCCTGGCCAACGTCATCTCCTCGCAGGTAAACCTGCATGCCCTTTACGGCGGCGTAGTGCCGGAGCTGGCGTCGCGGCGGCATGTGGAGCTTATTGTCCCGGCTGTGGCAGAGGCGCTGAAAGAAGCCGGCTTAAGCTTCGCCGACCTGGATGCAGTGGCGGTGACCTGCGGCCCCGGGCTGGTGGGGGCGCTCCTGGTGGGCCTCTCCTACGCCAAGGCGGTGGCGCTGGCGCGCGGCGTGCCTCTGGTGGGGGTGCACCACACCGCAGCTCATATTTACGCCAACCTGCTGGTGCACCCGGAGCTGGAGCCGCCTTTTCTCAGCCTGGTGGTCTCAGGCGGGCACACGTCCCTGGTGTATGTGCGCGCCCCAGGGGCCTACGACCTTTTAGGTCAGACGGTGGACGACGCCGCCGGTGAGGCCCTGGACAAGATTGCGCGCGCCCTGGGACTGGGCTATCCCGGTGGCCCGGCCATCGAGCGGCTGGCGCGGGAGGGCGACCCCGAGGCTTTGCCGCTGCCGCGGGCGGTGGTGCGGGAGCACCCGCTCGACTTCAGCTTCAGCGGGCTCAAGACGGCAGTGCTGAACTACCTTAACCACCTGAAGCAGCGGGGGGAGGAGCCGAACAAGGCCGATGTGGCGGCCAGCCTGCAGCGGGCGGTGATGGAAGTGCTGGTGGAGCGGGCGCTTACGGCGGCCGAGCTCACGGGCGCCCGTCGGCTTGTGCTGGCCGGCGGCGTGGCGGCCAACGGTGAGCTGCGCACCCGGCTGGCGGAGCAGGCGGCCCGGGCGAATCTCCAGGTGCTGGCGCCGCCGCCGGCGCTCTGTACGGACAACGCGGCCATGGTGGCCTGCGCCGGGTACTTCTACCTTCAGCATGGTCTTACGGCGCCCCTGTCCCTGAATGCTTTCGCCAACCTGCCGCTGGGGGCGGAGCAGGGCTGGGGAAAACGTGGGGAAAAAGAGAGCGCCCGCGGCAAAAAATAA
- a CDS encoding response regulator, with product MNELVRVLIVEDDPMVAGINRKYTEKAGRFQVIGLAASGEEAVAAVREKRPDLVLLDVYLPRGNGLEVLKGIRAANIAADVILITAAQDVATVEEALRYGAVDYIIKPFDFERLARTLSAYCERRRRLAEHQKLAQEEIDRLVQGAAVTAAPTGLPKGIDPYTLEQVRDYLAQNARGYSAQETAAGLGLSRITARRYLEFLAAAGEVEVELEYAAVGRPVKRYRKA from the coding sequence ATGAACGAGCTTGTCCGGGTACTCATTGTGGAAGACGATCCCATGGTGGCGGGAATAAACCGGAAATACACGGAGAAGGCGGGCCGTTTTCAGGTGATCGGCCTGGCCGCGAGCGGCGAAGAGGCGGTGGCGGCGGTGCGGGAGAAACGCCCCGACCTGGTGCTGCTGGACGTCTACCTCCCGCGCGGCAACGGCCTGGAGGTGCTCAAGGGCATTCGGGCGGCGAACATCGCTGCCGATGTCATCCTCATTACGGCGGCCCAGGATGTGGCCACGGTGGAGGAGGCGCTGCGCTACGGCGCGGTGGACTACATCATCAAGCCGTTCGATTTTGAACGGCTGGCCCGGACGCTCAGCGCGTACTGCGAGCGCCGGCGGCGCCTGGCGGAGCACCAGAAGCTGGCCCAGGAAGAGATCGACCGCTTGGTGCAGGGCGCAGCCGTAACGGCGGCTCCTACGGGGCTGCCCAAGGGGATCGACCCGTACACCTTGGAACAGGTGCGCGATTACCTGGCCCAAAACGCGCGCGGCTACTCGGCGCAGGAGACGGCGGCCGGCCTCGGACTGTCGCGGATCACGGCGCGCCGCTACCTGGAGTTCCTGGCGGCCGCCGGGGAAGTGGAGGTGGAGCTGGAGTACGCCGCCGTAGGGCGGCCGGTAAAACGATATCGCAAGGCTTAA
- a CDS encoding glycine betaine ABC transporter substrate-binding protein → MRKKRFPAVLALVVVLTLLATGCAGGGQAPEAPGGRAANKPGDGSTLRIGSQGYAEVEIQGEIAKALIEAKTNHKVEHVKNLGSAMALHEAMVNGDLDMAISFTGTLFLGLLRQKLTPEWRNPDKVWQYVHDEMLKKYGVYTFPAYGYNNVYAIAVPKATAEKLNLKKVSDLKPYAQDMVLATDTTWQDYPGQGYKEFQELYGFKFKDALPMDFGLMYRAVRSGEVDAVCTYSTDGRNISHNLVILEDDKGFNPPYYGILVARNDMLEKYPEVKEALKPLGGLMDTETMTKLNARVDVDEEEPAKVARDFLKEKGLL, encoded by the coding sequence ATGCGGAAAAAGAGGTTTCCAGCGGTACTGGCGCTCGTTGTTGTCCTCACCCTGCTTGCCACCGGTTGCGCGGGCGGCGGGCAGGCGCCAGAGGCACCGGGCGGGCGGGCGGCCAACAAGCCGGGTGATGGCTCGACCTTGCGCATCGGCTCGCAGGGCTACGCCGAAGTGGAGATCCAGGGTGAGATCGCCAAGGCGCTCATCGAGGCTAAAACCAACCACAAGGTGGAGCACGTCAAGAACCTGGGCAGCGCCATGGCCCTGCATGAGGCGATGGTCAACGGCGATCTGGACATGGCGATTTCGTTCACCGGGACCTTGTTCCTGGGGCTGCTCCGGCAGAAGCTGACACCCGAGTGGCGTAATCCCGATAAGGTCTGGCAGTACGTGCACGATGAGATGCTGAAGAAGTACGGCGTCTACACCTTCCCTGCCTATGGCTACAACAACGTCTACGCCATTGCCGTACCCAAGGCAACGGCGGAAAAGCTGAACCTGAAGAAGGTGAGCGACCTTAAGCCTTACGCCCAGGACATGGTGCTGGCCACCGATACCACGTGGCAGGATTACCCCGGCCAAGGGTATAAGGAGTTTCAGGAGCTGTACGGCTTCAAATTCAAGGACGCGCTGCCCATGGATTTCGGGCTCATGTACCGCGCCGTGAGGAGTGGGGAAGTCGATGCCGTCTGTACCTATTCCACGGACGGCCGCAACATCTCGCACAACCTGGTGATCCTGGAGGACGATAAGGGGTTTAACCCGCCCTATTACGGCATCCTGGTGGCGCGCAATGACATGCTGGAGAAGTACCCGGAGGTCAAGGAGGCGCTGAAGCCCCTGGGCGGACTGATGGATACGGAAACGATGACCAAGCTCAACGCCAGGGTGGATGTGGACGAAGAGGAGCCGGCCAAGGTGGCGCGCGACTTCCTTAAGGAGAAGGGGTTGCTGTAG
- a CDS encoding DUF512 domain-containing protein, which translates to MARRPAPEWELAAAAARGILPVTSACNVRCLFCSHRQNPPGLETYFLPHQSLAAIKERAALLDPEKPIVVGESVTRILEGEPFLNPDLLAILTWLRHRFPETPLALTTNGTHLTAAAVARLAELKPLAVTLSLNSASERGRRLLMADPDPAVALEAPARLAAAGLPFTGSVVAMPHVVGWRDVEETVRFLARAGAETVRVFLPGYTRLAPPELRLPAGMWNQLRRRAAAWQEGLGTPVLVEPPGLTDLKASIHGVLPATPAAAAGLKAGETIVRLAGKAVFSRVAAFQCLKAGGAVEVEVLSEGGTRAVRLEKEPGARSGLVFDYDLAPEAWQEFCRLIRRERAQRVVVATSELAAPLVAAAAGRENLPCELKLLPVPSRFFGGSIACAGLLTVADFRAAIGELAADLIVLPGIAFDQKGRDLVGELYLEAAPGRKVALLET; encoded by the coding sequence GTGGCGCGCCGGCCGGCACCGGAGTGGGAGCTGGCGGCGGCTGCGGCCCGGGGCATTCTACCTGTAACCTCGGCCTGCAACGTGCGCTGCCTTTTCTGCAGTCACCGCCAGAACCCGCCCGGCCTGGAGACCTACTTTCTGCCGCACCAGTCGCTGGCTGCCATTAAAGAGCGCGCGGCCCTGCTCGACCCCGAAAAGCCGATCGTGGTCGGTGAATCGGTGACCCGCATCCTGGAGGGAGAACCATTCCTCAACCCTGACCTGCTTGCCATCCTGACCTGGCTGCGGCACCGCTTTCCAGAGACGCCGCTGGCGCTCACCACCAACGGCACGCACCTCACGGCCGCAGCGGTGGCGCGCCTGGCGGAGCTTAAGCCGCTGGCAGTCACCCTCTCGCTCAACAGCGCCAGCGAGCGCGGCCGGCGCCTGCTTATGGCCGACCCGGACCCCGCCGTGGCCCTGGAAGCACCCGCGCGGCTGGCGGCGGCCGGCCTGCCTTTTACCGGGAGCGTGGTGGCCATGCCGCACGTGGTGGGCTGGCGGGATGTGGAAGAAACGGTGCGCTTTCTCGCCCGGGCTGGGGCGGAGACGGTGCGCGTGTTCCTGCCGGGCTACACCCGCCTGGCGCCGCCGGAGCTCAGGCTGCCGGCGGGCATGTGGAACCAGCTGCGCAGGCGGGCGGCAGCCTGGCAGGAGGGACTAGGGACGCCGGTTCTTGTCGAGCCGCCGGGTTTAACCGACCTTAAGGCCAGCATTCACGGCGTGCTGCCTGCTACGCCGGCGGCTGCCGCCGGGCTGAAGGCGGGGGAGACCATCGTTCGCCTCGCCGGGAAGGCGGTGTTTTCGCGCGTGGCCGCCTTCCAGTGCCTGAAGGCGGGCGGGGCAGTGGAGGTGGAGGTGCTCTCAGAAGGCGGGACCCGCGCCGTGCGGCTGGAAAAGGAGCCCGGAGCGCGCTCCGGGCTCGTCTTCGATTACGACCTGGCTCCCGAGGCGTGGCAGGAGTTTTGCCGCCTTATCCGGCGGGAGCGGGCGCAGCGGGTGGTGGTGGCGACTTCCGAGCTCGCGGCACCGCTGGTGGCGGCGGCCGCCGGACGCGAGAACCTTCCCTGTGAGCTCAAGCTGTTGCCGGTGCCCAGCCGCTTCTTTGGCGGCAGCATCGCCTGTGCCGGGCTCCTCACGGTGGCCGATTTCCGGGCGGCCATCGGCGAGCTGGCGGCGGATCTTATTGTCCTGCCCGGCATCGCCTTCGACCAAAAAGGCCGGGACCTGGTAGGGGAGCTCTACCTGGAAGCGGCGCCGGGACGGAAGGTGGCTCTGCTGGAGACCTGA
- a CDS encoding IreB family regulatory phosphoprotein, whose protein sequence is MLFSPPAPESPARAVLLAVGAALEERGYDPVDQLVGYLLSGDPTYITSYGNARSLIRGLGREELLEEIVRGYLAAVKGGHGGGKAGD, encoded by the coding sequence ATGCTCTTCTCTCCCCCTGCCCCGGAGAGTCCGGCGCGCGCTGTTCTCCTGGCGGTGGGGGCGGCGCTGGAGGAGCGGGGTTACGACCCGGTGGACCAGCTGGTGGGCTATCTGCTCTCCGGTGACCCCACCTACATCACCAGCTACGGCAACGCGCGCAGCCTGATCCGCGGCCTGGGCCGGGAAGAACTGCTGGAGGAAATTGTGCGCGGCTATCTGGCGGCGGTGAAAGGGGGGCACGGCGGTGGAAAAGCTGGTGATTGA